ATACCGCATTCGTTAAAAGCCCAAACATAAAGTGTGTATGCAGTTTCACAAACTAAACCTTCACTCAAAAATTCATTGGTATATACAATCCCTTCTAGTTGATCCAAGTCGTTTACACTTGCATACAAATAACCGTTTGCTCCACTTACTGCACCCCAATTCCATGTTATTTCCTCTAAGTCTGTTCCGTGAACTCCTTCAATAGGAGAATCGGGGTTAGGTACTGATGCGCAAGGGTCTTGTGAACATAAATTAATCCAGGCAGTACCATTAAATACTTCCAAACAATCACTGTCAGTATTAAAAATAATCAATCCCGCCGTGATAGGAGGTACCATAGCATCCCTTTCAGATTCGCTAAGACGGGGTAGTAAAAAACCTTTATCTGAACTTTCCATTTCAAATATAGCCGCCGGATTTACCACACTTGGATTATCTCCAACCTTCACTTGTGCCGACAACAAACTAATGTTGAAAATGCATAATATTGGTAAAAAATAAATTAATCTTTTCATATTGTAATATTTTATCTATTAATTGTTAGTCTTGAATACTTTTTCTTAAATTGCTTCTGTTTTATGCTGTAGTACTATAAAGAATTGGTCATAACTTTCCTGGAAAACACCAAAATGATTTAAAATATAACCTGCATTATTTTACTTCTCAATATCCTATAAATTGTTAGATTCTTCATGTAAATTAGTTTATTGCAATTAAAAAGCTCTGATAGCTCTTACTCCCATCATTCCTGTCTTTGCAGTACCAAAAGTAGTTTCAGCCCCGGTTATTAAATTCCTTCCATAAGCTTGATTAGCTGTTCTCTGAGATGAACTCCAGTATGTTACATTTCTGAAGCCGCCTTGGTTTGTTGAGCCGCCTATATTATTAAATATTAGGGTCAACTCGTCTCTGGAAGGCAAATACCAATCATTAAATACATTGCCATTCTCTATTAAAATATAATCATTGCACCATCTGGCTGCAATATTAGGTTCCATACAGGCATTAACTATCATAGTTGTATTCGACTGCCCTGTACCAAAAGCTTCACCGGTAGCTATACTAACTCCGGAGCAACCCCAGGGGGCATTTGGATCAACTGGGGTATTCGGATTTGCCTGATCATTCCAGTCAGAAGAAGCAACTTCAAGTCCACCCCCGTTTTGATCACAATAAAAAACTATCCCTCCGGCAGGACCGGCTTTCCCTATTTCACACTGAAAAGGAGGACATGATTCTGTAGAAGCACTTAAAGTAAGTACATCAGAGAAACCACAATCATTCTGAGCCCATAAATAGACAGTATAATTTTCGTCACATTCTAAACCGGAATATAAAAAACTTGTGTCAGTACCAATATTAACAGCAGAATCTATATTATTTACAAAACTGTAAAAATAAGAGGATACATTTGAATCAATACTCCAACTCCAAAATATTGAGTCTTCCCAAGTGATCGTATTCTCTAATACAGGGATATCAGGTGCATCTGCAACCATAACATATTTTGTGTTTGTATAAAATTCAGCCGGTTCACATAATGGATCTGTTATTTTTAATCTATAATAAATATTGTTCATTGGGGCAACTGATGCAGTTAGTTGATCCGCTCCGTTTATATCAGACCAAATTATGCTATCGGGTGAAGATTGCCATTGAAGATCTCCATTAATAAAGTTTATACCTTCCAGTGTTAAGGTAGTTCCGCTACAAATAATAGTTTCAGCATGTACTGAAAATCTAAACAATGAAATTAAAATAAATAATGCAGTTAAGTTTGTTACTTTTTTCATACTATGTTTTATCTAATTATTAATTTTTGATTAACTGTTAAATCTTTATGATTAACTGTCAAAAAATAAACTCCTGTTATTAATACTTTTACATCAAGAATTAATGAATTATTATCTGAAGTGAAATTGTATTCTTGATTAAAAACCTTTTGACCGGTAATATTGAATATTTCAATGTTTACTAATCCGGAAAATTGCTTGTTCAGAAAAATTTGAATAATCCCATTAGAAGGGTTGGGGTAAATCTCTAGCTTCAAATTTTCAGTATTTTTCACATCATTTATTACTTCACAAGATGGTATCTCAAATGTTAATACTGCACCTGCTTTACAGATAATATGAATAAAAAACAAAAAGAATACAATGTATATAGCTTTCATAATTACACAAAAAATTAGTTATAAAAAAAATTTAACAAAACAATAATTTACTTCAGTTTGTCAATCCGAAGATACAATTGAACTAAACAAAAATCAATTCAAAATAAAGACAATTATTACATAACTTTTGAGTAAGCATATCTGAAAAGTCAATATTTTTAAGCTTTTAATAAAAGCAAATAATTACATCACAAACTTTATATAAATTCATTTTTTCTATCTTTGGTATAATTTTTCAACATGCAAATTTTAAAACAAATTTAACATGAAAGCTTCCGAAGAGTTGTTTCAGCTTATTAATGCACTTACTAAATCTGAAAAAAGGTATGTTTTAGTTTACATTAAAAATCATGCTTACAAAGAATACAATTCTTACTTCATTTTAATAGACTTGATTTCTAAACAAGAAAGCTATGATGAAGTAGAAATTAAAAACTACCTGGAGAAAAAGAAATTTAAGAAAATTTTGAGCCATTTTGCTGTTTTTAAAAAAAGGCTTTATGATTTAATAATGAAAGGTGTCAGAAGCTTTGGTGCCGATCAAAATATTGAAAATAAAGTATTAAATGCATTACAAGACATTAATTTTTTATACGAAAGAAACTTGCTGAAACAAGCTGAAAAAATCCTTTTAAAAACAAAAGAATTAGCTCTTAGATATGAGAAATATCCTGAATTAATTGCTTTATATCGCTATGAAAAAATGTTACAAAGTGCCAAACCTTATTCAGAAAAAGTTTTTGAATCTGATAAAGAATTGAAAAAAAATGAAAATAATGTATTAGATAAAATAAAAGAAATAAATCATCAATGGTTTTTAATGATTGAAATGAATTATTTAAGACACAAAGATGGTTTAGCGAGAAATGAAGAAAACTTTAAAAAAAGAGAAGATGTTATTCATTCAGAAATTGAGCGGAATGTAGACTTATCAGATAATTTCAGAGCCAGTGCATTTTGGCACACAACTAAAATGGTGTATTATGCTTCTAAACATGATTTGGAAAACTCATTGGCAGCCATAAAAGAAGGGTTAGCCTACATGGAAGAAAGTATGATACAAATCTTAGAAAAACCCATGCCTTATATAAGCAGGCAACACCATTTTATCTCTATTGCCAGGCATATGGAAAATAAAGAAGAGGAAATTGAACAAATGCTAAATAAAATTGACAATTTCATTCGTAAGCTTCCGATAGAACAAAATGAAAATAAGTTAATAAAAGTTAAAGAGTTGCAACTTCAGTATAAAACTGAAATTGAAATCAAAAAAGGAGAATTTAGAAACGCATTAAATTTCATTGATCAATATGAAAAGCTCTCAAAAAACAAACATGCCAATTCTCACATAACAAAAATATTTATTTTAAATAAACTCAGACTTATATCTCTCATAGGTACTGAAGACTATGATAAAGCATTGGATATTATAGCTATTTTGCTTGAAAATAAAGATAAATTACCTATAGATACTTTTTCTCTCGTCATAATTCTCGACTTAATCTGTCATTTTGAACTTGGTAATATCAGGCTGCTCGAATATAAAGTTAAATCTGCCTATAGATACCTTTACAAGAGAAATCATCTGCATAAATTTGAAAAAGTACTTTTGAACTTTATTGGAGAAAATATTAAAAACTCTAATAACAAGAGAGAAACAGCAGCATTTTTTCATTCTCTCAGGGAAGAATTGCTTAAATTAAGAGAAGAATCTTTTGAATTCAAATACATGGAAGACTTCGATTTTATTTCATGGTTAAACAGTAAAATTAACAATGAATCTTTTTCTGAAGTCGTTAAAAGACAATACAATTCTCATAAAAACACATAAGTTTAATTAAGTAGTTTGCAATTTCATAAGAGCTTCATTTAACAACTTTAATTTCTGAGAAATAAAGCAGTCTGTCAAATTGTCACTCACTTTTTTTTCTTATCTTTGCAGTAAAACTTAGAAATGCAAAAAGAAGATTCTATATACGGCGGGATAACCAATCAAATGCCGGAAGAAAGGCAAGGGGAAGCTTTAAAGAGCTTGGAAACGAAAGAGCATTCCGAATTAAACGGAAAAAAATTTTATATTGAAAGCTACGGTTGTCAGATGAATTTCAGTGACAGCGAGATTGTCGCTTCAATTTTAGCGGAATCAGGTTTTTCACTTTCAGAAACGCATGAAAATGCAGATCTTATTTTTATTAACACCTGTGCTATCAGAGAAAATGCAGAACAAAGAGTAAGAAATAGGCTTAAACAGTTTGAAGTACTGAAAAAAAATAAGCCGGGTACCCTGATTGGAGTACTGGGTTGTATGGCTGAAAGGTTAAAAGACAAGTTGCTGGAACAGGAGAAACTTGTAGATATGGTTATAGGTCCGGATGCTTACCGAAAGCTACCGGAATTAATTGAAGAAGCCGAGACCGGCCAAAAAGCAGTAAATGTACTTTTATCCAGAGAGGAGACCTATGCTGAAATTAGTCCGGTAAGACTATCCAGCAATGGAATTTCAGCTTTTATATCTATCATGAGAGGCTGTGACAATATGTGCTCGTTCTGTGTAGTCCCTTTTACCCGAGGACGCGAAAGAAGCAGAGACCCCTACTCTATCGAACAAGAAGCTAAAGATTTGTTTGACAGAGGCTACAGAGAAGTCACTTTATTAGGCCAAAATGTTGATTCATACACACATAAAGATGAAAACGGAAATATTTTATTCACCTTTGCAAATTTGCTGGAATTAGTAGCAAAAGTACATCCTGATTTAAGGGTTCGTTTTTCTACATCCCACCCTAAAGACATGACCAATGAAGTTTTGGAGACCATGGCTAAGTATAAAAATATTTGCAACTATATTCATCTTCCTGTCCAATCCGGCAATTCCAGAGTTTTAGAAATGATGAATAGAACCTACGACAGAGAGTGGTATCTTGAAAGAGTTGATGCTATTAAAAGAATTGTACCGGACTGCGGCATATCAACTGATGTTATATGTGGATTTTGTTCTGAAACAGAAGAAGAGCATAGAGATACATTAAGCATAATGGAGTTTGTAAAATATGATTTTGCATACATGTTTTTTTACTCCGAAAGACCGGGAACCCTTGCAGCCAGGAGATACAAGGATGATGTACCGGAAGAAGTTAAAAAAAGAAGATTACAAGAGGTGATTTCATTACAGCGCAGACTATCATTAATTAGTAATGAAAATGATATAGGTAAAACATTTGAAGTTTTAGTGGAAAGTGTTTCTAAAAGATCTGATGAACACGTTCAGGGGCGAAACAGCCAGAATAAAGTTATCATTTTCCCTAAGGAAAACTACAAACCGGGTGATTATGTAATGGTTAAGGTAGAAGAGTGTACTTCAGCGACTTTGCTGGGCAAGGCTGTTTAAATTATTGAAAAATTAGTAAAAAGTTATCAATGGATATTCAATCCGTTAAACAAAGGTTTGGGATAATTGGGAATAATCCGGCATTAAACAATGCTTTGTCAACAGCCATTCGTGTAGCCAACACTGATTTAAGTGTGTTAATTACCGGTGAAAGTGGTGTGGGAAAAGAAGTTTTTAGCAAAATTTTACATCAGCTAAGTGCCCGAAAACATAATCCATTTATAGCTGTAAATTGCGGAGCTATTCCGGAGGGAACCATAGATTCTGAATTATTTGGTCATGAAAAAGGTTCTTTTACCGGTGCGCACGACTCCAGAAAAGGCTATTTTGAACAGGTAAACAATGGCACTATTTTTCTTGATGAAATCGGAGAAATGCCTATAGCTACTCAATCCAGACTACTCCGGGTTTTAGAGTCGGGAGAATTTATGAAAGTTGGTTCATCAAAAACAATTAAAACAGATGTACGTGTAATTGCTGCAACAAATGTCAACCTATGGGATGCCATTCAAAAGGGGAAATTTAGAGAAGACCTTTTTTACAGACTAAATACCGTACCCATTAATGTTCCTGCTCTAAAAGAAAGAAAGGAGGATATTCCCCTTCTTTTCAGAAAGTTTGTAGTGGACTTTGCAGAAAGAAATCACACCGAAATAATTAAACTAAATCCGGAAGCTGTAAATTTATTACAAAGCTATCCTTGGCCCGGAAATATTCGGGAATTAAAAAACCTTGCAGAGCAGCTTACCATACTTTCTCCAGAGAAAAACATCTCTCCCGAAATTCTAAAACAATTTCTACCAAAAGAAAATTTAAACCGCTTACCGGCCGTTTATCAATCAGAATATGGAAACAAAAATGACTTTTCGGAAAGAGAGTTACTATATAAACTTTTCTTTGATTTAAAAAAAGACATCAACGACATTAAGCAATATCTTTTTCAGTTCAATAATGACAGTTATCTTTCAGATTCGGATAATAAAATTAATAAAGAAGAAGAATATCCTTCATATATCAAAGATGAAGTTTCAAAAAATGATTTTAAACCTTCGCCTATCCCATTAGAAGATAAAAGAAAAGAAGAATACGAAACTGAAGGCACTGACACCCACGAAACTATAGACGCGACACTTTCCATTGCTGAAATGGAAAAAGATATGATTGAAAAAGCATTAAAGATTAATAAAGGTAAACGAAAAAGGGCTGCTGAAGACTTAGGTATTTCTGAGAGAACACTTTACAGAAAAATTAAAGAGTATAACCTAAACAATATTTAAATGACCCGGTATTTATTCAATATACTAAAAACTAGAAACAAAAACATTTTTCTGTTTCTTCTTCTTACAATTGTATTGAGTAGTTGTGGTGCATATTCATTTACGGGTGCATCTATCCCTCCTAATATTAAAACTATTAGAATTTCAAGCTTTCCGAATCAATCAACCGGAGGACCCGGTAACTTAAGTCAGGTATTTTCTGAACAATTCAGAAACAAAATTATAAGAGAAACAAATCTGAGTTTAGTGAATCAAAATGCAGATATAGAGTTTAACGGAGCAATAACCAATTATTCAGTTCAGGGACTTTCGCCAACTGCAGGTCAAACAACAGCTCTGAACAGACTTTCCGTTAGTGTAAGAGTAGAATATGTGGATTTTCAAAATGAAAAAAACAGCTGGAATCAAAACTTTACCAGATATGCTGATTTTGATAGTTCCCAGTCACTTAGTGATGTCGAAGAAAATTTAGTTTCTGAGATTAATCAGCAATTGGTAGATGATATTTTTAACCGGGCATTTGCAAATTGGTAATATGAAAAACATCAGTCCTGCTGACATACTAAAAGATAATAGTCTTCTGAATGATATTTCAGTAGCAAATCTGGATAATTGGATAAAAGACTATCCGTATGCATCTTTATTGCATAGTATTCGTATTAAAAAATACTTTTTAGATAATCATCCCGATAAGGAAACTGTATTATTGAATTTTAGTGCACACATTCCTCAACGGGATATTCTGGCAGATTTTTTAAAAAAAGAAATACAAGTTAAAACAGCACTGCCTGAAAAAAAGGTAACCCCGAAAAAAACACAAAAAGAAAAAGTCCCAAAAAAGGAAGTTGATTCAAATATTAAAGAAACCGAGCAAAATAAAACAGCTATATCAACAGTTACTAAAACTGAAAAAGAAAAGCCCAAAAAAAGAAAAACTAAAATAACTGTAAAAAAAGATGCAACAGTAAACAATCAAAAAACTGAAACGCAAAATAAAAGTTTTCAAGGATGGTTAAAAGCGTTTTCAGAAGAAAAAGGAATTAAGAAATCAATAAAAAAAGAGAAAGAGAAACCGGATTTATCAAACTTCACTATTACCAAACCCTTACCGGGACTTGAAGAAATAACAAAATTAGGTATAGAGGGCATGAAGTCCGAAAAAAAATCCAAGCAAACTACAGCTATCAATTTAGATGCACTTGCAGATAAAAGTATAAAGCTATTAGACGATCATATAACTGAAACTTATGCCGGTTTACTGGCTAAACAAAATAAAATAGACAAAGCAATTGAAGCTTATCATAAATTAAGTTTGAAATTTCCTGAAAAAAGTAGTTATTTTGCAAAAATTATAAACGACTTAAAAAATAAATAAACAATGTATATATTACTTACCATTTTGATTCTGATAATTTGTGTAATACTCATTTTGATAGTATTAATTCAAAACCCGAAAGGTGGAGGATTAAGTGCTTCTTTCGGCGGATTTGGAAATCAGGTACTGGGAGCCAGACAAACTACAGACTTTCTGGAAAAAGCCACATGGACATTAGCCATTGTATTGCTTGTATTTAGTTTATCTTCAGGTTTTTTTATACCGGACAGAGGACAAACTATTGATAGAAGTGAATTGGAAGGAAGAACTTTACAAACTCCAATACCAATGGAAAATCAAAACATACCTCCAACTGAATTTGGTGGTGACGAATAGTTTTAAATAAATATTAAAAAAAGAGGCTGCCTAATCAGACAGCCTCTTTTTTTTTACCAAAAATATTTCTAACTAAAATCTAAGCGATAATGAAAGCATGAAATTTCTTCCCGCCTGTGGAAAATAGCCATCAGCTAAAACCATCATTTCATTGTCAACCAGCCCTTTATAAATCCAAGCATTAGGGACATATTTTTCATCAAACAAATTGTTTAGTTTAAAACTGAATCGTATTTCCCTAAAAAATAAATCTTTTAAACTATATTGAATAAGCAGGTCATTTACAAAATAAGGGTCTAAACTTCTGTCTTCGCTACCCGTATTGTCCAGATATTGTCTGCCTACATACTTCCCAATTACTTCTATCCAAAGATTCTCTATAGGCTCAAAAATCAAACTCGTTCCGGCTATAATATCCGGCGAAAAAGCAATAGGAGTATTCTCATAAGTTCTGCTATCCATTCCTATCCAATTGAAGTCTCCATCATATACATCATAAAACTCTTCAAACTCTTCAATTATATTTTTGCTGAATGTAAAGTTAGAACGCCATTTTAACCAATCCAGTAACTGCCAGTTCTTCTGAAGCTCAATACCTGATCTGTAACTTGTTGGTATATTCGTTCTTGTAAAACCACCAACATCATTAATTTCACCGGTCAGAACTAGTTGGTTTCTGTAGTACATCATATACGTATTCGCTCCAAGTGAAAAATTATTTTTCCTAAGCTCATAACCCAACTCTACATTATGCAAACTTTCATGAAGTGGGCGACTCTCCGGTGAAGAATCTCTGAAGTCCCTTCTTACGGGCTCCCTGTTGCTCATGCCATAAAATAAATAAAAGCGATGACCGGAAGATGGCTGAAAGTTAATTCCGGCTTTCGGATTTATAAAGTTATATGTAGCCTCCTGCGGAAGATCTAAAACATCTCCGTCAGAAATTTCCGGACCTTCAAATTCATATCCTATATAACGATATTGCACATCTCCAAATAAGCTCCATTTATTGGACAATCTGTATTGAGCTTTTGTATAAAAATTAGCTTCCGTTTTTACAGCATCATTTTCATAGTATCTGTGAACATCCTCTAAATTACCGGTAGGTCTTGTCCAGATTACTTCTCCAAAGTGATCGCCATTATAGATATTAAAAGCTCCACCCATAGTGACATTCCAACGGCTGAAATCATCATAAATTAAGGAAAAAGTAGTGCCGTAAAAATGATTATCCAACCATCTTCTTCTAACTAAATCTGTTCTTTCCAAGGTATCGTTTTCAAAAATTATCGGCTCCATACCATAGTTCGATAATCTGTCATTATTTCTGAATTGCTCATAATAACCACGACCATAAGTATAGTGTAGGCTTAAATTTCCGGTCCAATTTGGAT
The Chitinophagaceae bacterium DNA segment above includes these coding regions:
- a CDS encoding T9SS C-terminal target domain-containing protein, which gives rise to MKAIYIVFFLFFIHIICKAGAVLTFEIPSCEVINDVKNTENLKLEIYPNPSNGIIQIFLNKQFSGLVNIEIFNITGQKVFNQEYNFTSDNNSLILDVKVLITGVYFLTVNHKDLTVNQKLIIR
- a CDS encoding sigma-54-dependent Fis family transcriptional regulator gives rise to the protein MDIQSVKQRFGIIGNNPALNNALSTAIRVANTDLSVLITGESGVGKEVFSKILHQLSARKHNPFIAVNCGAIPEGTIDSELFGHEKGSFTGAHDSRKGYFEQVNNGTIFLDEIGEMPIATQSRLLRVLESGEFMKVGSSKTIKTDVRVIAATNVNLWDAIQKGKFREDLFYRLNTVPINVPALKERKEDIPLLFRKFVVDFAERNHTEIIKLNPEAVNLLQSYPWPGNIRELKNLAEQLTILSPEKNISPEILKQFLPKENLNRLPAVYQSEYGNKNDFSERELLYKLFFDLKKDINDIKQYLFQFNNDSYLSDSDNKINKEEEYPSYIKDEVSKNDFKPSPIPLEDKRKEEYETEGTDTHETIDATLSIAEMEKDMIEKALKINKGKRKRAAEDLGISERTLYRKIKEYNLNNI
- the miaB gene encoding tRNA (N6-isopentenyl adenosine(37)-C2)-methylthiotransferase MiaB — encoded protein: MPEERQGEALKSLETKEHSELNGKKFYIESYGCQMNFSDSEIVASILAESGFSLSETHENADLIFINTCAIRENAEQRVRNRLKQFEVLKKNKPGTLIGVLGCMAERLKDKLLEQEKLVDMVIGPDAYRKLPELIEEAETGQKAVNVLLSREETYAEISPVRLSSNGISAFISIMRGCDNMCSFCVVPFTRGRERSRDPYSIEQEAKDLFDRGYREVTLLGQNVDSYTHKDENGNILFTFANLLELVAKVHPDLRVRFSTSHPKDMTNEVLETMAKYKNICNYIHLPVQSGNSRVLEMMNRTYDREWYLERVDAIKRIVPDCGISTDVICGFCSETEEEHRDTLSIMEFVKYDFAYMFFYSERPGTLAARRYKDDVPEEVKKRRLQEVISLQRRLSLISNENDIGKTFEVLVESVSKRSDEHVQGRNSQNKVIIFPKENYKPGDYVMVKVEECTSATLLGKAV
- the secG gene encoding preprotein translocase subunit SecG, with translation MYILLTILILIICVILILIVLIQNPKGGGLSASFGGFGNQVLGARQTTDFLEKATWTLAIVLLVFSLSSGFFIPDRGQTIDRSELEGRTLQTPIPMENQNIPPTEFGGDE
- a CDS encoding TonB-dependent receptor translates to MKKGTVFLLIFLMICSSFQLTANELRGKIMEPEKEEPLPGANVQLQGPRNLAVATNRDGIFAFKNLPEGKYTLRITYVGFETLVREIEVLNDVELNFLMERVSHMADEVLVSAIRAGSETPATFTNMEREEIDRKNIGVDLPFLLDQTPSVVVNSDAGAGVGYTGLTIRGSDITRINVTINGIPVNDSESHGVFWVNMPDIAASTENIQIQRGVGTSSHGAGAFGATINLQTNTLNKDFYAELDNGFGSFNTWRHSLKIGSGLINDRWSFDGRLSFINSDGYIDRASSDLWSYYVSGAYHGENSLVRLVHFAGNEKTYQAWYGVPSDSLETNRTYNPGGEYVNPEGEIAYYDNETDNYQQDHFQLHASRQFNPNWTGNLSLHYTYGRGYYEQFRNNDRLSNYGMEPIIFENDTLERTDLVRRRWLDNHFYGTTFSLIYDDFSRWNVTMGGAFNIYNGDHFGEVIWTRPTGNLEDVHRYYENDAVKTEANFYTKAQYRLSNKWSLFGDVQYRYIGYEFEGPEISDGDVLDLPQEATYNFINPKAGINFQPSSGHRFYLFYGMSNREPVRRDFRDSSPESRPLHESLHNVELGYELRKNNFSLGANTYMMYYRNQLVLTGEINDVGGFTRTNIPTSYRSGIELQKNWQLLDWLKWRSNFTFSKNIIEEFEEFYDVYDGDFNWIGMDSRTYENTPIAFSPDIIAGTSLIFEPIENLWIEVIGKYVGRQYLDNTGSEDRSLDPYFVNDLLIQYSLKDLFFREIRFSFKLNNLFDEKYVPNAWIYKGLVDNEMMVLADGYFPQAGRNFMLSLSLRF
- a CDS encoding DUF1566 domain-containing protein; this translates as MKKVTNLTALFILISLFRFSVHAETIICSGTTLTLEGINFINGDLQWQSSPDSIIWSDINGADQLTASVAPMNNIYYRLKITDPLCEPAEFYTNTKYVMVADAPDIPVLENTITWEDSIFWSWSIDSNVSSYFYSFVNNIDSAVNIGTDTSFLYSGLECDENYTVYLWAQNDCGFSDVLTLSASTESCPPFQCEIGKAGPAGGIVFYCDQNGGGLEVASSDWNDQANPNTPVDPNAPWGCSGVSIATGEAFGTGQSNTTMIVNACMEPNIAARWCNDYILIENGNVFNDWYLPSRDELTLIFNNIGGSTNQGGFRNVTYWSSSQRTANQAYGRNLITGAETTFGTAKTGMMGVRAIRAF